DNA from Evansella sp. LMS18:
AAAGTAACTGTAATAATTTTATCTTATCAAACAGGCTTTGTCTAACAATGCAAATTTATATTATGCTGATTCAACGATTCCCTGATTAAAGTTTTTATAAAACAAGTTTTTATCAGCCAGGGGGGGCTCCCAACATTAAAGGGAGCTGTAATCAGCTCCCGGATTGACCTAAGGCAAATGAAGCAGCGGCAGGCAATGGAATTTGCTCTTTCTCCACTTCTATTTGTTCTGTCTCCTGAACCATACTGAGCTTAAACACCTCGTCCAGCGTGCTTACCGGGTGGATAGACACACCCTCAAATTCTTTAAGTATTGACTGGAAGTTCGCCTTTGGAATAATAACGTCCGTTGCTCCAGCATGCTTTGCCGCTTCCACCTTCGCAACGACTCCTCCCACAGGCTTCACATCTCCATGGATGCCAAGTTCGCCAGTCATTGCTACATGGTGGGCAACTGGCTTCTTATGAATCGCGGAATAGATAGCCGTTGCAATGGAGATCCCTGCTGAAGGACCGTCTACAGGAATACCGCCTGGAAAATTTACATGGATGTCATAATCAAAGGTGCTTTCTCCCATATTACGCAATACGGTAAGTACATTTTCCACTGATCCTTTTGCCATACTCTTTCTTTTCACTGTCCGTGTTCTGTCTCCGGTGCTTTCTTCTTCGGCAATACCTGTTATATTAACAGTTCCTTTTCCTTTGTTTTCAATCACAGTAACCTCAATATCGAGAATCGCTCCCATATTTGGCCCAAATACGCCAAGACCGTTCACAAAACCAACCTTGTCCTCTTTGTGGATTTGTTTTTCCGGCCGAGGTGGCCTCTGGGAAGAGTGGATGACCCATTCCACATCTCTTGATGTAATGGTGTCCCTCCCCTCGCTTGATGCCATTCCGGCGGCGAGTTGAATGATATTTACAGCTTCCCTGCCGTTAGCCGCATATCGGGAGGTAAAATCGAATACTCCTTCTTCTACCTTCAGGTTTAATTTTTCCACGGCTTTCTTTGCGACGATCATTATCTCGGATGGAGTGAGGGAACGGAAATACACTTCCATGCATCTGGATCTGATCGCTGGAGGAATCTCTTCAGGTGACCTGGTAGTAGCCCCAATAAGCCGGAAATCTGCGGGAAGGCCATTTTTGAAAATATCATGTATATGCTCGGGGATCTGGTGGTTTTCTTCACTGTAATAGGCACTTTCAAGATATACTCGCCGGTCCTCCAGAACCTTCAGAAGCTTATTCATCTGAATC
Protein-coding regions in this window:
- the lonB gene encoding ATP-dependent protease LonB, which gives rise to MNLTGFAFFIQLFFGVVIGLYFWNLLRSQRTQKVSVDKESRKEMEQLRRMRAVRLSEPLSEKIRPKKFSDIVGQKDGVKSLQAALCGPNPQHVIIYGPPGVGKTAAARLVLEEAKQNPVSPFRKNSVFIEIDGATARFDERGIADPLIGSVHDPIYQGAGSMGQAGIPQPKQGAVTKAHGGMLFIDEIGELHSIQMNKLLKVLEDRRVYLESAYYSEENHQIPEHIHDIFKNGLPADFRLIGATTRSPEEIPPAIRSRCMEVYFRSLTPSEIMIVAKKAVEKLNLKVEEGVFDFTSRYAANGREAVNIIQLAAGMASSEGRDTITSRDVEWVIHSSQRPPRPEKQIHKEDKVGFVNGLGVFGPNMGAILDIEVTVIENKGKGTVNITGIAEEESTGDRTRTVKRKSMAKGSVENVLTVLRNMGESTFDYDIHVNFPGGIPVDGPSAGISIATAIYSAIHKKPVAHHVAMTGELGIHGDVKPVGGVVAKVEAAKHAGATDVIIPKANFQSILKEFEGVSIHPVSTLDEVFKLSMVQETEQIEVEKEQIPLPAAASFALGQSGS